The Budorcas taxicolor isolate Tak-1 chromosome 18, Takin1.1, whole genome shotgun sequence genome window below encodes:
- the PSMC4 gene encoding 26S proteasome regulatory subunit 6B — MEEIGILVEKAQDEIPALSVSRPQTGLSFLGPEPEDLEDLYSRYKKLQQELEFLEVQEEYIKDEQKNLKKEFLHAQEEVKRIQSIPLVIGQFLEAVDQNTAIVGSTTGSNYYVRILSTIDRELLKPNASVALHKHSNALVDVLPPEADSSIMMLTSDQKPDVMYADIGGMDIQKQEVREAVELPLTHFELYKQIGIDPPRGVLMYGPPGCGKTMLAKAVAHHTTAAFIRVVGSEFVQKYLGEGPRMVRDVFRLAKENAPAIIFIDEIDAIATKRFDAQTGADREVQRILLELLNQMDGFDQNVNVKVIMATNRADTLDPALLRPGRLDRKIEFPLPDRRQKRLIFSTITSKMNLSEEVDLEDYVARPDKISGADINSICQESGMLAVRENRYIVLAKDFEKAYKTVIKKDEQEHEFYK; from the exons ATGGAGGAGATAGGTATCCTGGTGGAGAAAGCTCAG GATGAGATCCCGGCCCTGTCTGTGTCACGGCCCCAGACTGGCCTGTCCTTCCTGGGGCCTGAGCCAGAGGACCTGGAGGACCTCTACAGCCGCTACAAG AAGCTGCAGCAAGAGCTGGAGTTCCTGGAGGTGCAGGAGGAGTATATCAAGGATGAGCAAAAGAACCTGAAGAAGGAGTTCCTCCATGCCCAGGAGGAGGTAAAACGAATCCAGAGCATCCCATTGGTTATCGGGCAGTTTCTGGAGGCTGTGGATCAGAATACAGCCATCGTGGGCTCTACCACAG GCTCCAACTACTACGTGCGCATCCTGAGCACCATTGACCGGGAGCTGCTCAAGCCCAACGCCTCAGTGGCGCTCCACAAGCACAGCAACGCCCTGGTGGACGTGCTGCCTCCTGAGGCCGACAGCAGCATCATGATGCTCACCTCAG ATCAGAAGCCAGACGTGATGTATGCGGACATTGGGGGCATGGACATCCAGAAGCAGGAGGTGCGGGAGGCCGTGGAGCTCCCACTCACACACTTCGAGCTCTACAAGCAG ATCGGCATCGACCCACCCCGAGGCGTCCTCATGTACGGCCCACCTGGCTGCGGGAAGACCATGCTGGCAAAGGCTGTGGCTCATCACACGACAG CTGCATTCATCCGCGTCGTGGGCTCAGAGTTCGTACAGAAGTACCTGGGCGAGGGCCCTCGCATGGTCCGGGACGTGTTCCGCCTGGCCAAGGAGAATGCACCTGCCATCATCTTCATAGATGAGATTGATGCCATCGCCACCAAGAGATTTGATGCCCAGACAGGGG CTGACAGGGAGGTTCAGAGGATCCTGCTGGAGCTACTGAATCAAATGGATGGATTCGACCAGAACGTCAACGTGAAG GTGATCATGGCCACAAACAGAGCAGACACCCTGGATCCTGCCCTGCTGCGGCCGGGACGCCTTGACCGTAAAATTGAATTTCCACTCCCTGACCGCCGCCAGAAGAGACTGATTTTCTCTACTATCACCAGCAAGATGAATCTCTCTGAGGAGGTTGACTTGGAAGATT ATGTGGCTAGACCAGATAAGATTTCAGGTGCTGATATCAACTCCATCTGTCAGGAG AGCGGGATGTTGGCTGTCCGAGAGAATCGGTACATTGTTTTGGCCAAGGACTTCGAGAAAGCATATAAGACAGTCATCAAGAAGGACGAACAGGAGCATGAATTTTACAAATGA